A single genomic interval of Spinacia oleracea cultivar Varoflay chromosome 6, BTI_SOV_V1, whole genome shotgun sequence harbors:
- the LOC130463313 gene encoding uncharacterized protein, with product MGFKPTKHDNKQQEAKLRARQVGNDQFKIPPHQGTLNGQLIKEGEDDLYFDFSEPFYDTSKGVLYPGYEIFQDCHFLEDAPPIQNKATQNALLHHLLMITQIEDFDPSKIIALSEKMVNGWRKSLKITDPNGKISGGIEVDPSKIKAILDMKSLANEKEIRGFLGKLQYISRFISKLTMICEPVFRKLHKSEPKVWDEDCQHAFDTIKDYLSNPPVLKPAILGAPLRLYLTTTNSAVGAMLAQEIDDKENAVYYISKKLLEYETRYTQLERISIAWFGPQRNSSITCSPTQCV from the exons ATGGGATTCAAACCGACTAAGCATGACAACAAGCAACAAGAGGCTAAGCTAAGAGCCCGTCAAGTTGGTAATGAccaattcaaaatacctcctcatcaaGGTACACTCAACGGGCAATTGATAAAAGAAGGGGAGGATGACTTGTACTTTGACTTTTCAGAGCCTTTCTATGACACTTCAAAAGGGGTCCTTTACCCTGGTTACGAGAtttttcaagactgtcacttccTCGAGGATGCACCACCCATACAAAACAAGGCTACCCAGAATGCCTTGCTTCATCACCTTTTG atgatcactcaaatcgaagattttgacccatctaagattaTTGCTCTTAgcgagaagatggtcaatggctggaggaAGTCCCTCAAGATTACCGATCCAAATggaaaaat TTCTGGGGGAATCGAGGTTGATCCTTCAAAGATCAAGGCCATTCTAGACATGAAATCGCTAgcgaatgagaaagaaattcgGGGGTTCCTTGGCAAGTTACAATACATCAGCAGATTCATTTCAAAACTCACCATGATTTGTGAGCCAGTGTTCCGAAAACTCCACAAGAGTGAGCCCAAGGTATGGGACGAAGACTGTCAACATGCATTTGACACCATCAAGGACTATCTTTCAAATCCACCAGTGTTGAAGCCAGCAATATTGGGGGctcccctcaggctttaccttacaacaacCAACTCGgcagtaggggccatgctcgcccaagAGATCGACGACAAAGAAAACGCCGTGTACTATATAAGCAAAAAGTTACTCGAGTACGAAACCAGATATACTCAACTCGAAAGAATCAGTATTGcctggtttgggccacaaagaaactccaGCATTACATGCTCTCCCACACAGTGTGTGTAA